CGCTGATCTTCTCTCTCTCTTTTAAATCGCAGGCGTGGAGTTCGACTCCCGGTAAAATGAGCTGTCTAGCCCGCCGTGAAAATCCGACAACGCTATACCCTTGATCGACGAGTTGCTGCGCGGTGATTTGCGCTAAGGGACTCGATATTCCCGTGATGCAAACTCTCATAATTTCCTCCCATTGTATTCGACATCTCGACTCATCACTTCATGAAAGCCCTTTCCCTGGAAAAGGGTCTTTTTCATCACATCGATCAACAATCTAGGGATGCAAAAGAGGGGCTTTTTATCGTACCGATCATAAAAAGGGGTTTTTCCTTTGAACAAGCGGCGCCAAAATTCCGGCTGAAAGATCTCTCCCTGCTTGATCCCAAACCATAGGGAAAAGAGGAGATCTCGGTAGACCGTGCCCCGCTGAGGAAAGAGGCAGGGCGTTTGCCCTGTCAAAAAAGAGGCAATCAATGCCGGCGACTTGTCAAAGAGATGGAGACCCGATGTGGCGCGCGGGTTGCACTCGATGCAGTAGACCCCATCCTCACCTTGGATGAAGTCAAATGAGATCTGCCCCGTGTAGCCATATCTCTCAACAAAAGTGCGAACAAATGCAAACACGTCGGGTGTCAAAATGCTACGGAACGTGATGCCCGAACCCATCCCCATCGATTGGAGCACCTGGTACTCGCTATGCGCCGTCAATTTTCCGTTGATAGCGACCGAGTAGGTGCAGAGGCGCACCCCTTCGATAAAGACTTGAGCAACATACGGATTGACGGGATCAAAGGGAACGGAGGGAAATACCTCTCCCGGCAGAATGAGATGGAGCGAGGCCCCAAAACGCGAATAGACTTTTTTCAAAATCATCTTCTGAGAGCTGCGAGGCAGAGCCGCTGCCTCTTCTCTCGTCCGCACGAGATGGGTTTCAGGAGCTTTAAGTCCATAGCGATTCAGCAGTTGGATGAAACTCCATTTGTTATGGAGCTCTTCGATCTGCTCAAAGGGCATTGTCAACACGCGCGTCAAAAGACGATCGAGAATCATGCTGATATAGAGCGCTTCTTCACACATGGGGATGAGCAGATCAACCTTTTCAGTGGCGATAATCACCTGAAGATCGCGCTCAAAAGCCCGGAGATCATGAGCGGGAGCGGCCACGGTATAGGCACGGTCGACAGCCGCTGAATAATCGCAGAGGGTGGGGCTCAAACTGTCGGCCACAATAACCCGCAGTCCCCCTCTCTTGAAGATCCGCGCCATATCGAGAGTAACGGGGGCACGGGCTCCCGTCAATAAAACAACATTAGTACTCAAGAATCATCCCTCCGATTGAAATTCCGGCTGATGTTCCGATGAGCAAGCACCGATCGCCCCGCTTCAATTTTCCCTCTTGAATCGCATAGTGAAGGGCAAAGGGAATCGATGTAGCAATCATATTGCCAAAATCTTTGACAATATTGATAATCCGCCCTTGGAAATCCCCGAGCTTCCGCTCAATCAAGCGGAGCGATCCGGGACTGGCTTGGTGGGGGATCATCAGCGACACGTCACCTTGTGCCTGTTCCATCAGGTCTTTGATCATCTTGAGCGCGCGCGGGATGGCCGACTTAAAGAGGAGAGGACCATCCATCTGAAAATAGCGACGGTACTCTTCTCCCACGGCTAAATTCTCGACATAGGGAAGTTTGCTGCCGCCGATTTCCAAGAGACACGCCTCTTGATCCTCAGTCCAGCTCTCAAATGCCGAAGCCTCAATACCCGCATTTCCTGTGCTTTTCCCAATGACAACGGCAGTTGCTCCATCGCCAAAAAGTGTCGCCGTTTTGGGATCAGCGGGGTTGAGCCCCACCGAGGCGATATCTGCTGAAACGAGCAAAATATGCCGCGCCTTTCCCCCCTCAATCAAGTCGGCAGCGATATCGAGCCCCAATAAAAAGCTCAAGCAGGTCGAGTTCACATCAAAAGCAAAGCTCTTTTTCAATCCCAATTGCTTGTGGATGAGGGCTCCC
This genomic interval from Simkaniaceae bacterium contains the following:
- a CDS encoding ATP-grasp domain-containing protein, whose translation is MSTNVVLLTGARAPVTLDMARIFKRGGLRVIVADSLSPTLCDYSAAVDRAYTVAAPAHDLRAFERDLQVIIATEKVDLLIPMCEEALYISMILDRLLTRVLTMPFEQIEELHNKWSFIQLLNRYGLKAPETHLVRTREEAAALPRSSQKMILKKVYSRFGASLHLILPGEVFPSVPFDPVNPYVAQVFIEGVRLCTYSVAINGKLTAHSEYQVLQSMGMGSGITFRSILTPDVFAFVRTFVERYGYTGQISFDFIQGEDGVYCIECNPRATSGLHLFDKSPALIASFLTGQTPCLFPQRGTVYRDLLFSLWFGIKQGEIFQPEFWRRLFKGKTPFYDRYDKKPLFCIPRLLIDVMKKTLFQGKGFHEVMSRDVEYNGRKL